In Candidatus Angelobacter sp., the genomic window GTGGTGCTCATGACGGGTTTTCTAAAGATGATCTTGACCGACGCGGACGGGCTGGCCGCCTGTTCGGTCACAATCGAGTGCGCCTTACCGGGCGCATTCAATCCGGGGGGCGTTACCGCGTCCCCCGTTCCAATTCCGACGACCGACGGCGGGGCTTATCTGGCCCTTGAAATCATCTGGCCGGAAATCTGGCCGGCAAGACACAACGACGAAATCTGGCAGACCGGGCCTGATGGGACCTGCGCCTGGCGCAATCAGGCCGATGGCGTATTCGAGTGAGGCGATTTTTCGTAACGCGTATGAACAACAACGGAGCCAATGGCAGTTCAATCAAAATCCGTACGCCGCGGATGGACGACCTTCAGGGGATCGTCAGCGTCGTGCGGGCATGCGAGCCGTACCTTACGGCGCATATGTCCTACATCTACTGGATGCAAATCCGGCACTGCCGCGACACATGCGCCGTGGCGGTCATGGGCGGAGAGATCGTAGGCTGGTGCTCCATCATTCCGGGCTCCGGAGGGAGATACTTCGTTCATCAATTAGGCATCGCCCCAAAGGCCCGGCGGCAGGGGCTTGCCCAGTCCCTTCTCGCGCATCTGGTGAGCGAGCTGAGAAGGCGAGAGGACACGCCGGAACTTGAATTTACGATTGACCGCATGAACGGCGCGGCGCTCGACGTGGTGAAAACCGTCGCGGGCCGGGTGGAAATGCAATTGCGGAGGACGCCCGAGCCAGTCGGCTTGCTGGAAGACGGCTGTGCCGAGGATCTGTACGTAATGACGCCCGACGCGAGCCGGCGGGCGGATTTTTCAAATGAGGTTGCGAATGTTTTATGGACAACAACAGAAGGAACGGAAGCAACGAACGAATTGAGCTTTTAAAGAAACGCGAAGCCGAAATACGGGCCGCTATCGCGGCGGAAACG contains:
- a CDS encoding GNAT family N-acetyltransferase, with product MNNNGANGSSIKIRTPRMDDLQGIVSVVRACEPYLTAHMSYIYWMQIRHCRDTCAVAVMGGEIVGWCSIIPGSGGRYFVHQLGIAPKARRQGLAQSLLAHLVSELRRREDTPELEFTIDRMNGAALDVVKTVAGRVEMQLRRTPEPVGLLEDGCAEDLYVMTPDASRRADFSNEVANVLWTTTEGTEATNELSF